The Micromonospora sp. Llam0 genome contains a region encoding:
- a CDS encoding cellulose binding domain-containing protein, whose product MSLSFTPLTHHRTDEVPRSRPRTSWWRAAAGVAAAMLLATSGTAVTSAPAYATGGDATSTGCLTVTIESSYWNNGPDSGGVFRDITITNNCATAVNGWKLVLTLPAGETVQQGWNANWTLGGGTLTATPTTWNNVIAAGGSVEIGYVGAWTGGRPQDPGCTINGEPCDGTGPEPSPEVTLTSPIDGSLLVPVCAVRMTADASTDVGTIDRVEFYINDILVGSDSSAPYGIDVPPDHPALRVGSPNIPRHTAFARVLTVAPAASADSPMVGFTPAPIPPALMVIACPSRVEVPEGGTAIVTFVLAACAATPALTLTVTGDPGVSVTPTVTRPGSPEHPVTITAAPGSVGAVARVTATADTGSCMPATATVTVGPPA is encoded by the coding sequence ATGTCGTTGTCGTTCACCCCACTGACGCACCACCGTACCGATGAAGTGCCCCGCAGCCGCCCCCGGACCTCGTGGTGGCGGGCCGCGGCCGGCGTCGCCGCCGCGATGCTTCTCGCCACCAGCGGAACGGCGGTGACCAGCGCCCCGGCGTACGCGACCGGCGGCGACGCCACCAGCACCGGATGTCTGACGGTGACAATCGAGAGCAGCTACTGGAACAACGGCCCGGACAGCGGTGGCGTCTTCCGCGACATCACCATCACCAACAACTGCGCCACAGCGGTCAACGGCTGGAAACTGGTGCTGACGCTGCCGGCCGGCGAAACGGTCCAGCAGGGCTGGAACGCCAACTGGACCCTGGGCGGCGGGACCCTCACCGCCACCCCGACAACGTGGAACAACGTCATCGCCGCCGGCGGGTCGGTCGAGATCGGGTACGTCGGTGCCTGGACCGGCGGCCGACCGCAGGATCCGGGCTGCACCATCAACGGCGAGCCGTGCGACGGCACCGGGCCGGAGCCGTCACCCGAGGTGACGCTGACCAGTCCGATCGACGGCAGCCTGCTGGTGCCGGTCTGCGCGGTCCGGATGACCGCCGACGCCAGCACCGACGTGGGGACCATCGACCGGGTCGAGTTCTACATCAACGACATCCTGGTCGGCAGCGACAGCAGCGCCCCGTACGGCATCGACGTCCCGCCGGACCATCCGGCGCTGCGCGTCGGCTCACCGAACATCCCCCGACACACCGCGTTCGCCCGGGTCCTCACCGTCGCCCCGGCGGCCAGCGCCGACTCGCCGATGGTCGGCTTCACGCCCGCGCCGATACCACCGGCGCTGATGGTGATCGCCTGCCCGTCGCGGGTGGAGGTGCCCGAGGGCGGCACCGCGATCGTGACGTTCGTGCTGGCCGCCTGCGCTGCAACCCCGGCGTTGACCCTGACCGTCACCGGCGATCCCGGTGTCAGCGTCACCCCGACGGTCACCCGACCTGGTAGCCCGGAGCATCCGGTCACCATCACCGCCGCACCCGGCAGCGTCGGAGCCGTCGCCCGGGTCACCGCGACCGCCGACACCGGCTCGTGTATGCCGGCCACGGCAACGGTCACGGTCGGCCCGCCCGCTTGA
- a CDS encoding GlxA family transcriptional regulator → MTRHRAAPPRVVAVIGYPDAELLDIACLTTTFDYANRGADPPYELVVAAPAGQPISCQSGLTLHAQAALERLRGPLDSVIVSGGEGHLAAAGDSRLVAHVRRLARESRRVASVCTGASVLAAAGLLDGRRATTHWMYADQLSARHPAVRVDARPLWIRDGVVTTAAGVTSALDLALAFVEEDHGAELARHVARALVTYLQRPANQAQVSMFLTAPVPEHSLVRDLVRAIRDAPDADLSVPALAARAAVSERHLTRLFVAHLGQNPARFVRDVRTEAAAHLLVTSRLPLAAIAARCGFGSTDALRQSFMDRYGITPSGYRAAYRSSRTGAPADPAGSAGSAGNGAGGGEGQEAES, encoded by the coding sequence GTGACCCGCCACCGTGCTGCCCCGCCCCGGGTGGTGGCCGTGATCGGCTACCCGGACGCCGAGTTGCTGGACATCGCCTGCCTGACGACGACGTTCGACTATGCCAACCGGGGCGCGGACCCACCGTACGAGCTGGTGGTCGCCGCCCCGGCAGGGCAGCCGATCAGCTGCCAGTCCGGGTTGACGCTGCACGCCCAGGCCGCGCTCGAACGGCTCCGCGGCCCGCTCGACTCGGTCATCGTGTCGGGCGGGGAGGGGCATCTCGCCGCCGCCGGGGACTCCCGGCTGGTCGCCCACGTACGGCGGCTGGCCCGGGAGTCCCGCCGGGTCGCCTCGGTCTGCACCGGCGCGTCGGTGCTGGCCGCCGCCGGGCTGCTGGACGGGCGGCGGGCCACCACCCACTGGATGTACGCCGACCAGCTCTCCGCCCGCCACCCGGCCGTACGGGTGGACGCCCGTCCACTGTGGATCCGCGACGGCGTGGTGACAACGGCGGCCGGCGTCACCAGCGCCCTCGATCTCGCTCTGGCCTTCGTCGAGGAGGACCACGGCGCGGAGCTGGCCCGCCACGTCGCCCGCGCGCTGGTCACCTACCTGCAACGGCCGGCCAACCAGGCCCAGGTCAGCATGTTCCTGACCGCCCCGGTCCCCGAGCACAGCCTGGTCCGCGACCTGGTCCGGGCAATCCGGGACGCGCCCGACGCCGACCTGAGCGTGCCGGCGCTCGCCGCCCGGGCGGCGGTCAGCGAACGTCACCTCACCCGGCTGTTCGTCGCCCACCTGGGGCAGAACCCGGCCCGCTTCGTGCGAGACGTACGGACCGAGGCGGCGGCCCACCTGCTGGTCACCAGCCGGCTACCGCTGGCCGCGATCGCCGCCCGGTGTGGCTTCGGCTCCACCGACGCGCTGCGCCAGTCCTTTATGGACCGGTACGGCATCACCCCGTCCGGTTACCGGGCCGCGTACCGCAGCAGCCGCACCGGTGCCCCAGCTGACCCGGCCGGGTCAGCTGGGTCAGCCGGAAACGGCGCCGGTGGCGGCGAGGGCCAGGAAGCCGAGTCCTAA
- a CDS encoding alkene reductase yields the protein MPELFEPVAIGKWNLPNRVFIAPMTRNRAQPDGVPGEHAASYYRQRATAGLIITEGVQPSAVGQGYPNTPGLHTPAQVDGWRRIADAVHAADGRIVAQLMHAGRIAHPDNKHGQETVAPSAVTADGTMITATGRQPYPTPRALTTDELPQVVDEFRQAARSAIDAGLDGVELHGANGYLLHQFLAPATNRRTDGYGGSPAARARFVAEAVAAVAQEIGPERVGLRLSPANGANGLVEDDPAETAATYRALVDAIAPLGLAFLHLSIDPADPLLADLSARFGGPVVVNTGFASVTDRETAQTLVRSGQATAVAVGRPFIANPDLVRRWREQAPLNEVDQATVYGGDAHGYTDYPFLDGASTSADAG from the coding sequence ATGCCTGAGCTGTTCGAGCCGGTGGCCATCGGCAAGTGGAACCTGCCCAACCGGGTCTTCATAGCGCCCATGACCCGCAACCGGGCGCAGCCCGACGGGGTGCCGGGCGAGCACGCCGCCAGCTACTACCGGCAGCGGGCCACCGCCGGCCTGATCATCACCGAGGGGGTGCAGCCGAGCGCCGTCGGGCAGGGCTACCCGAACACCCCCGGCCTGCACACACCCGCGCAGGTCGACGGCTGGCGGCGGATCGCCGACGCGGTGCACGCCGCCGACGGGCGGATCGTCGCCCAGCTGATGCACGCCGGCCGGATCGCCCACCCGGACAACAAACACGGGCAGGAGACCGTCGCGCCGAGTGCCGTCACCGCCGACGGCACGATGATCACGGCCACCGGCAGACAGCCGTACCCGACGCCCCGCGCCCTGACCACCGACGAGCTGCCACAGGTCGTCGACGAGTTCCGGCAGGCGGCGCGCTCAGCCATCGACGCCGGCCTCGACGGGGTCGAGCTGCACGGCGCCAACGGCTACCTGTTGCACCAGTTTCTCGCCCCGGCGACCAACCGGCGTACCGACGGGTACGGCGGTTCGCCGGCCGCCCGTGCCCGGTTCGTCGCCGAGGCGGTTGCCGCCGTCGCGCAGGAGATCGGCCCGGAACGGGTCGGCCTGCGGCTCTCCCCGGCCAACGGCGCCAACGGGCTGGTCGAGGACGACCCAGCCGAGACCGCCGCCACCTACCGGGCGCTGGTCGACGCGATCGCCCCGCTCGGCCTGGCCTTCCTGCACCTGTCGATCGACCCGGCCGATCCGCTGCTCGCGGACCTGTCGGCCCGCTTCGGCGGCCCGGTCGTCGTCAACACCGGGTTCGCGTCGGTCACCGATCGGGAAACCGCGCAGACCCTGGTACGCAGCGGGCAGGCGACCGCGGTCGCGGTCGGTCGGCCGTTCATCGCCAACCCCGACCTGGTACGCCGCTGGCGTGAGCAGGCTCCGCTCAACGAGGTCGACCAGGCGACGGTGTACGGCGGTGACGCCCACGGCTACACCGACTACCCGTTCCTGGACGGTGCCAGCACGTCGGCCGACGCCGGATAG
- a CDS encoding DoxX family protein, with product MNIVLWVLAGALAAAFLGAGVMKVSQPREKLVEKGMGFAADFPMGLVRTIGALEILAAIGLILPAVTGIAPIFVPLAALGLVAMMIGAAIVHFQRKEYPAILPNLVLLAMAAVVTWGRFGPYAF from the coding sequence ATGAACATCGTTCTGTGGGTACTCGCCGGCGCACTCGCCGCAGCATTCCTCGGCGCCGGGGTGATGAAGGTCAGCCAGCCGAGGGAGAAACTCGTCGAGAAGGGGATGGGCTTCGCCGCAGACTTCCCGATGGGTCTGGTCCGGACCATCGGCGCGCTGGAGATCCTCGCCGCGATCGGCCTGATCCTGCCGGCGGTCACCGGCATCGCCCCGATCTTCGTACCGCTGGCCGCCCTGGGCCTGGTCGCGATGATGATCGGCGCGGCGATCGTGCACTTCCAGCGCAAGGAGTACCCGGCGATTCTGCCCAACCTGGTCCTCCTGGCAATGGCCGCCGTCGTCACCTGGGGCCGCTTCGGCCCGTACGCCTTCTGA
- a CDS encoding MarR family winged helix-turn-helix transcriptional regulator: MATPTEQPHWLDKEELETWFALAGVLARLPAALDRQLQRDAGISHFEYQVMAALSETPERTMRMSRLAMIADGSLSRLSQVVTRLEKRGWVSRTPDPTDGRYTLATLTHDGWDKLVATAPGHVAEVRRLVFDPMTKAQCRQLRDIGRRITTTIDPDDSCLRQPSG, translated from the coding sequence ATGGCCACCCCGACCGAGCAGCCGCACTGGCTCGACAAGGAGGAACTGGAGACCTGGTTCGCCCTCGCCGGCGTACTGGCCAGGCTGCCGGCGGCGCTCGACCGGCAGTTGCAGCGCGACGCCGGGATCAGCCACTTCGAGTACCAGGTGATGGCCGCGCTGTCCGAGACGCCCGAGCGCACCATGCGGATGAGCCGGCTCGCCATGATCGCCGACGGATCGCTGTCACGGCTGTCGCAGGTCGTCACCCGGCTGGAGAAACGCGGCTGGGTCAGCCGCACGCCGGACCCGACCGACGGCCGCTACACCCTCGCGACGCTGACCCACGACGGCTGGGACAAGCTGGTCGCCACGGCCCCCGGGCACGTCGCCGAGGTGCGCCGACTCGTCTTCGACCCGATGACGAAGGCCCAGTGCCGGCAGCTACGCGACATCGGCCGACGCATCACCACCACCATCGACCCCGACGACTCCTGCCTGCGCCAGCCCTCCGGTTAG
- a CDS encoding LamG-like jellyroll fold domain-containing protein, protein MADVAVFDRVLVSREARDLSARPTTSFGYWPLDEATDGNSPEYGGGADLRLHGDSHLYAPDMDEDPFVETPLVGDGHLVLDGVDDWAQTDGPVAVTDRSFTVGVRVRLPGPNCGDTDQAVLSQAGTTASGFVIRCHAASNRWELVLPQQNTTDPTTTVVSDNLTYPEWDYFGQHLAVVYDSARQEVRLYVDGYLSATGTAAYTAGWRANSGLQVGRALHDGSFGQYLTGVVDEVRVYAGAADETMIAEMSGTAGGPIG, encoded by the coding sequence ATGGCCGACGTCGCGGTCTTCGACCGCGTACTGGTGTCCCGCGAGGCGCGAGACCTGTCGGCTCGGCCGACGACCTCGTTCGGCTACTGGCCGCTGGACGAGGCCACCGACGGCAACAGCCCGGAGTACGGCGGCGGCGCGGACCTGCGGCTACACGGCGATTCGCACCTGTACGCCCCGGATATGGACGAGGACCCGTTCGTTGAGACCCCGCTGGTAGGCGATGGGCATCTGGTGCTCGACGGAGTCGACGACTGGGCGCAGACCGACGGGCCGGTCGCGGTGACCGACCGCAGCTTCACCGTCGGCGTACGGGTGCGGTTGCCGGGCCCGAACTGCGGAGACACCGACCAGGCGGTGCTGTCCCAGGCTGGTACGACGGCTAGCGGGTTCGTCATCCGCTGCCACGCCGCGTCGAATCGCTGGGAACTGGTCCTGCCACAGCAGAACACCACCGACCCGACGACGACAGTCGTCTCCGACAACTTGACGTACCCGGAATGGGATTACTTCGGCCAGCACTTGGCGGTGGTCTACGACTCGGCGCGCCAGGAGGTGAGACTTTACGTCGACGGCTACCTTTCTGCGACCGGCACTGCCGCGTACACGGCCGGCTGGCGGGCGAACAGCGGCCTGCAGGTGGGCCGGGCGTTGCACGACGGGAGCTTCGGCCAGTACCTCACCGGCGTCGTTGACGAGGTCCGGGTGTACGCGGGAGCCGCCGACGAGACCATGATCGCCGAGATGTCAGGAACGGCGGGCGGCCCGATCGGGTAG
- a CDS encoding IS3 family transposase: MTPLWGTAAACRLTGLSRATIYRHRDPTPPKPRTPRRPSPSALTETERQQVLDLLNSPPYQDLAPAQVWARELDEGRWWCSESTMYRILRAAGQNGERRNQATHPARTKPELVADAANQIWSWDITKLRGPVKGVWYHLYTVIDIWSRYVVGHLVATHEDGQLAEALIADAAARERVDPDQLTVHADRGAAMTCKTITQLLTDLKIGRSHSRPKTSNDNPYIEASFKTLKYDPTFPDRFGSIQHARQHCEAFYTYYNHEHRHSGIGLHTPASVHHGTAGQIRQQRQHTLDAARAAHPHRFGRRRPQPPRLPDRAWINKPDNTAPDQSTTPPTTTHPATQS; the protein is encoded by the coding sequence CTGACACCACTGTGGGGCACCGCTGCGGCGTGCCGACTGACCGGCCTGTCCCGAGCCACCATCTACCGCCACCGCGACCCGACACCGCCGAAGCCCCGGACACCCCGCAGACCATCACCGTCCGCACTGACCGAAACCGAACGACAGCAGGTCCTCGACCTGCTCAACAGCCCGCCCTACCAGGACCTGGCACCCGCACAGGTATGGGCACGCGAACTCGACGAGGGCCGCTGGTGGTGCTCCGAGTCCACCATGTACCGAATCCTGCGCGCCGCTGGACAGAACGGCGAACGCCGCAACCAGGCCACCCACCCGGCCCGCACCAAACCCGAACTCGTCGCCGACGCCGCGAACCAGATATGGAGCTGGGACATCACGAAGCTACGCGGACCCGTCAAAGGCGTCTGGTACCACCTGTACACCGTGATCGACATCTGGTCCCGCTACGTCGTCGGTCACCTGGTCGCCACGCACGAGGACGGCCAACTCGCCGAAGCGCTGATCGCCGACGCCGCCGCCCGCGAACGCGTCGACCCCGACCAGCTGACCGTGCACGCCGACCGGGGCGCGGCGATGACCTGCAAGACCATCACCCAACTCCTCACAGACCTGAAGATCGGCCGCAGTCACAGCCGACCCAAGACATCCAACGACAACCCGTACATCGAGGCGAGCTTCAAGACCCTGAAGTACGACCCCACGTTCCCCGACCGGTTCGGGTCGATCCAGCACGCCCGGCAGCACTGCGAAGCCTTCTACACCTACTACAACCACGAGCACCGGCACTCCGGGATCGGCCTGCACACCCCCGCCTCGGTGCACCACGGCACCGCTGGACAGATCCGTCAGCAACGCCAGCACACCCTCGACGCCGCCCGTGCGGCTCACCCACACCGGTTTGGCCGCCGCCGACCCCAGCCGCCCCGCCTACCGGACCGGGCATGGATCAACAAACCAGACAACACCGCCCCCGACCAGAGCACCACCCCGCCCACGACCACACACCCAGCAACACAAAGCTAA
- the ltrA gene encoding group II intron reverse transcriptase/maturase — MRRELRGMLDASANRPADERFDWWPGVVWSKVEADVRALRQRIFTAAKDADHKRVRSLQRLMLRSRANVLVSVRRVTQDNAGRHTAGVDGVVVLDDESRTAMVQWLSKNAMTTTPSPVRRVYIPKANGKRRPLGIPTLIDRAIQAMVRNALEPEWEARFEPDVYGFRPGRGCHDAIESIFGLCGKRKSLRAWVLDADLKAAFDNIDHDHLLAMLNGFPAREHVAAWLKAGVMEQGEYLPTEAGTPQGGIISPLLLNIAMHGMEEAAGERRYSPTRKSQADGIVPGTPAVVRYADDFVVMCHTREEALAVKARLTEWFKPRGLAFNEDKTQIVPLSEGFDFLGFTIRRYPTSGKVLTMPSKAARQRIRDKLRVEVTRRNGANAAAIIAALNPIIRGWAAYYRIGASKKIYAQLDYWMWIRLWRWARRAHPNKGNRWVQARYWGRFNPRRDDRWVFGDHDSGRDLRRFAWTPIVRHVKVKGRASVDDPTLTDYWRQRRRRRPDPTEILPTFLPAPDTVLGLA, encoded by the coding sequence ATGCGCAGGGAATTGCGGGGGATGTTGGACGCTTCGGCGAACAGACCCGCAGACGAGCGCTTCGACTGGTGGCCGGGCGTCGTCTGGTCGAAGGTCGAGGCGGACGTACGTGCGTTGAGGCAACGGATCTTCACGGCGGCAAAGGACGCGGACCACAAGCGGGTCCGCAGCTTGCAACGCCTGATGCTGCGGTCACGAGCGAACGTGCTCGTATCCGTGCGCCGGGTGACGCAGGACAACGCGGGACGCCACACCGCCGGGGTGGACGGTGTTGTCGTTCTCGACGACGAGTCACGGACCGCCATGGTTCAGTGGCTGTCGAAGAACGCGATGACGACGACGCCCTCGCCGGTGAGGCGTGTCTACATCCCGAAAGCGAACGGCAAACGCCGACCGCTCGGCATCCCGACGCTGATCGATCGCGCCATCCAGGCGATGGTCCGTAACGCGCTGGAGCCGGAGTGGGAAGCCCGCTTCGAGCCGGACGTCTACGGCTTCCGGCCCGGACGTGGCTGCCATGACGCCATCGAGTCGATCTTCGGCCTGTGCGGGAAGCGCAAGTCGCTTCGCGCATGGGTGCTGGACGCCGACTTGAAGGCGGCGTTCGACAACATCGACCATGACCACCTCCTGGCCATGCTGAACGGGTTCCCCGCCAGGGAACACGTCGCCGCGTGGTTGAAGGCCGGGGTCATGGAGCAGGGCGAGTATCTGCCGACCGAGGCGGGAACCCCGCAAGGTGGCATCATCTCACCGCTGCTGTTGAACATCGCCATGCACGGGATGGAGGAAGCCGCCGGGGAACGCAGGTACTCCCCGACCAGGAAGTCACAGGCGGACGGGATCGTGCCCGGCACTCCGGCCGTTGTCCGCTACGCGGACGACTTCGTGGTCATGTGCCACACCCGCGAGGAAGCCCTGGCGGTCAAGGCGCGGCTAACGGAATGGTTCAAGCCCCGAGGGCTGGCGTTCAACGAGGACAAGACACAAATCGTGCCCTTGTCCGAGGGGTTCGACTTCCTCGGGTTCACCATCAGGCGCTACCCGACCAGCGGGAAGGTCCTGACCATGCCATCCAAGGCCGCGCGGCAACGGATCCGCGACAAGCTCAGAGTCGAAGTGACCAGACGCAACGGTGCCAACGCGGCGGCGATCATCGCCGCGCTCAACCCGATCATCCGGGGATGGGCGGCGTACTACCGTATCGGAGCGTCAAAGAAGATCTACGCCCAGTTGGACTACTGGATGTGGATACGCCTTTGGCGCTGGGCGCGACGCGCGCATCCGAACAAGGGGAATCGATGGGTTCAGGCTCGCTACTGGGGACGGTTCAACCCCAGACGCGACGACCGGTGGGTGTTCGGCGACCACGACAGTGGTCGCGACCTGCGACGATTCGCATGGACTCCCATTGTCCGCCACGTGAAGGTGAAGGGCCGGGCATCCGTCGATGACCCGACCCTGACCGACTACTGGCGACAGCGCCGCAGACGGCGACCGGACCCCACCGAGATCCTGCCGACGTTCCTCCCCGCACCTGACACCGTCCTTGGACTTGCTTGA
- a CDS encoding reverse transcriptase/maturase family protein, whose amino-acid sequence MRNAATVLGVIRERGRRGLPIERLYRQLFNPQLFLLAYGRIYANKGSMTPGVTPETVDGMSLAKIEAIIDVLRRERYRWRPVKRVHIPKSNGRSRPLGLPTWSDKLVAEVVRLLLEAYYDVQFSDRSHGFRPGRGCHTALSEVVEVWKGTHWFIEGDISDCFGSLDHQVMGSILAEKIHDGRFLRLVSNMLTAGYLQDWRWHATLSGAPQGGVASPVLSNIYLDRLDRFVEQTLLPEYHQGVRRRRHRAYQVVVDQIAKAKRHGDRAAVRLLTQRRRRIPSQDPNDPGYRRLRYVRYADDWLLGFAGPRHEAEQIKTRIATFLREELKLELSPSKTLITHATSQAAQFLGYEIKTQHSDTKITRGRRAANGAIGLFVPRDVIRQRCANYLREGKPAQRGALLHDDDFTIVAKYQAEYRGLVQYYLLAQDVFRLDTLRWVMETSMLKTLAGKHRSTVTKMARKYKTVIGTPDGPRTCFQVTVPRDRGRKPLVARFGGIPLRRQRAAVLTDMSPIMASTNRNELIHRLLAGRCELCESTDRLEVHHLRKLADLNRRDRPDKPAWVHLMAKRRRKTLVICRNCHEDIHAGRTRTSTRN is encoded by the coding sequence ATGCGGAACGCCGCAACGGTGCTGGGCGTCATCCGAGAACGCGGCAGGCGTGGCCTGCCGATCGAGAGGCTGTATCGGCAACTGTTCAACCCGCAGTTGTTCCTGCTGGCCTACGGGCGCATCTACGCCAACAAGGGGTCGATGACGCCCGGGGTCACGCCGGAGACCGTGGACGGCATGTCCCTGGCCAAGATCGAAGCGATCATCGACGTGCTACGTCGTGAGCGCTACCGATGGCGGCCGGTCAAGCGTGTGCATATCCCGAAGAGCAACGGGAGATCGCGCCCGCTGGGCCTGCCGACGTGGTCGGACAAACTGGTCGCTGAGGTGGTGCGCCTGCTGTTGGAGGCGTACTACGACGTCCAGTTCTCCGACCGGTCCCACGGCTTCCGTCCGGGCCGGGGCTGCCACACCGCGTTGAGTGAGGTGGTCGAGGTCTGGAAGGGAACGCACTGGTTCATCGAGGGCGACATCTCCGACTGCTTCGGGTCTCTTGATCACCAGGTCATGGGCTCGATTCTGGCGGAGAAGATCCATGACGGCCGGTTCCTGCGGTTGGTGTCCAACATGCTCACGGCCGGGTACCTGCAAGACTGGCGATGGCACGCCACGCTCAGCGGTGCGCCGCAGGGCGGAGTGGCGTCACCGGTCTTGTCGAACATCTACCTGGACCGGTTGGACCGGTTCGTCGAACAGACTCTGCTGCCTGAATACCATCAAGGCGTCCGGCGTCGGCGCCACCGCGCCTACCAAGTCGTCGTCGACCAGATCGCGAAGGCCAAACGCCACGGTGACCGTGCTGCGGTCCGGCTGCTCACGCAGCGCCGCCGCCGGATACCGAGCCAGGACCCCAACGATCCGGGCTATCGACGACTTCGGTATGTGCGCTACGCCGACGACTGGCTGCTGGGGTTCGCCGGACCGCGGCACGAAGCCGAACAGATCAAGACACGGATCGCGACGTTCCTGCGCGAGGAACTCAAGCTGGAACTCTCGCCATCCAAGACGTTGATCACCCACGCCACCAGCCAGGCGGCGCAGTTCCTCGGCTACGAGATCAAGACGCAACACTCGGACACGAAGATCACCCGGGGCCGCCGAGCGGCCAACGGGGCAATCGGACTGTTCGTGCCCCGCGACGTCATCAGACAGCGATGCGCGAACTACCTGCGCGAAGGCAAACCCGCCCAACGCGGTGCGCTGCTTCACGACGACGACTTCACCATCGTCGCGAAGTACCAGGCCGAGTACCGGGGCCTGGTCCAGTACTACCTCCTCGCCCAGGACGTGTTCCGCCTGGACACCCTGCGCTGGGTCATGGAGACCTCCATGCTCAAGACCCTCGCAGGCAAACACCGGTCCACCGTCACGAAGATGGCCCGCAAGTACAAGACGGTCATCGGCACCCCTGACGGGCCACGGACCTGTTTCCAGGTCACCGTCCCCCGGGACCGAGGCAGGAAGCCACTGGTCGCCCGTTTCGGTGGGATACCGCTCCGCCGCCAACGCGCAGCGGTCCTGACCGACATGTCACCGATCATGGCCAGCACCAACCGCAACGAACTGATCCACCGGCTGCTGGCCGGACGATGCGAGCTCTGCGAGTCCACCGACAGGTTGGAAGTCCATCACCTGCGGAAACTCGCCGACCTCAACCGCCGCGATCGACCCGACAAACCCGCGTGGGTGCACCTCATGGCCAAACGGCGCCGCAAGACCCTCGTGATCTGCCGGAACTGCCACGAGGACATCCACGCCGGTCGGACACGCACATCCACCCGGAACTGA
- a CDS encoding IS1634 family transposase has product MLADPGQGEFDLGVAPGAQRTTLIGPASDAGLFEVAGSSERGPAAVAAPRVVSTASRVLYEALASVFTCLGFDALDDKVFRDLAIARIVEPTSIRDTGRVLTDLGCQPASEKTMRRTLTRAHTGAYRDQIARLCFAHAMNNGDVSLCLYDVTTLYFEAEKEDDLRRVGYSKERRVDPQIVVGLLVDRHGFPLEIGCFAGSKAETLTLLPVIRQFQARHQITGMVIVADAGMLSATNLRELDDAGLGFIVGSRTTKAPIDLESHYRWHGDHFTDGQTIDTVTPRTGANRDNDPALKAEPVWHPKTHTRSWRAVWAYSASRAARDNRTLNAQEAKARAVIAGEKAARTPRFVTINGDARTLDEASLARARKLVGLSGSPDPLLGRGPLRVKWAAGEVPMVWVLFRRPLPEPCWSVSLTHGSPVVSSGWMCVSDRRGCPRGSSGRSRGSCGAVWP; this is encoded by the coding sequence TTGCTCGCCGATCCCGGTCAGGGCGAGTTCGACCTCGGTGTCGCCCCGGGCGCGCAGAGGACGACACTGATCGGCCCGGCCAGCGACGCGGGGCTGTTCGAAGTCGCCGGTTCGTCGGAGCGTGGGCCGGCGGCGGTCGCCGCGCCGCGGGTGGTGTCGACGGCGTCGCGGGTGCTGTACGAGGCGCTGGCCTCGGTGTTCACCTGCCTCGGGTTCGACGCCCTGGACGACAAGGTGTTCCGGGACCTGGCGATCGCGCGGATCGTGGAACCGACCTCGATCCGCGACACCGGCCGGGTACTGACCGACCTGGGGTGTCAGCCGGCCAGCGAGAAGACGATGCGCCGCACCCTGACCCGCGCCCACACAGGCGCGTACCGGGACCAGATCGCGCGGCTGTGCTTCGCCCACGCCATGAACAACGGCGACGTCAGCCTGTGCCTGTACGACGTGACCACGTTGTACTTCGAAGCCGAGAAAGAGGACGACCTGCGCAGGGTCGGCTACTCCAAAGAGCGGCGGGTGGACCCGCAGATCGTCGTCGGGCTGCTGGTCGACCGGCACGGGTTCCCGTTGGAGATCGGCTGCTTCGCCGGCAGCAAGGCCGAAACGTTGACGTTGCTGCCGGTCATCCGCCAGTTCCAGGCCCGCCACCAGATCACCGGCATGGTCATCGTCGCCGACGCCGGCATGCTCTCGGCGACCAACCTACGCGAACTCGACGACGCCGGCCTCGGCTTCATCGTCGGTTCACGCACCACCAAGGCGCCGATCGACCTCGAGTCGCACTACCGCTGGCATGGCGACCACTTCACCGACGGACAGACCATCGACACCGTCACCCCCCGCACCGGCGCCAACCGCGACAACGACCCCGCCCTCAAGGCCGAACCGGTGTGGCACCCGAAAACCCACACCCGTTCATGGCGGGCGGTGTGGGCGTACTCCGCCAGCCGCGCCGCCCGGGACAACAGGACACTCAACGCCCAGGAAGCGAAGGCGCGGGCCGTCATCGCCGGGGAGAAGGCGGCACGGACTCCGAGGTTCGTCACCATCAACGGCGACGCCCGCACCCTCGACGAAGCGTCCCTGGCCAGGGCACGCAAGCTGGTCGGACTGTCGGGTAGCCCCGACCCATTGCTGGGTCGGGGCCCCCTCAGAGTGAAGTGGGCCGCCGGCGAGGTGCCCATGGTGTGGGTCCTTTTCCGTCGGCCTCTTCCCGAACCGTGCTGGTCGGTTTCCCTGACACACGGCTCTCCAGTGGTCAGTTCCGGGTGGATGTGCGTGTCCGACCGGCGTGGATGTCCTCGTGGCAGTTCCGGCAGATCACGAGGGTCTTGCGGCGCCGTTTGGCCATGA